The Oncorhynchus masou masou isolate Uvic2021 chromosome 14, UVic_Omas_1.1, whole genome shotgun sequence region AAAACatctacacagagctctacatcacagagggtggaacaggagaggtcaataatgaacatgagctgagacagattgagacaacaaccaggaaacaagcaagaccagagactgcaatcaaatgtaacgacatcttcaaacccttaactggacaagacaaacatatcagaactgtgctgacaaagggagtcgctggcattggaaaaacagtctctgtgcagaagttcattctggactgggctgaaggaaaagcaaatcaggatgtccaatttgtattttcattcccttttcgggagctgaatttgatgaaagaggacaaaCACACTTTCATTGAACTTCTCAAACACTTCTCAATGGAAACCAAACAATCAGGAATCTCCAACTACAACAAGTAcaaagttctgttcatctttgatggtctggatgagtgccgactgcccctagacttccagaagaacaagatctgttgggacgtcacagagtcaacctcagtggatgttctgctgacaaatctcatcaagggaaatctgcttccctctgctctcctctggataaCTACCCGACCTGCAGCAGCCAATAAGATCCCTTCAGGGTGTGTTGACCAGGTGACAGAGATTCGAGGGTTCAATGACTcacagaaggaggagtacttcaggaagagatACAGTGATGAGGAACTGGCCAAcagaatcatctcacacataaagacatcaaggagcctccacatcatgtgccacattccagtcttctgttggatttctgcaacagtccttgaacacatgctgaaacataagagagaagagatgcccaagactctgactgagatgtacacacaccttgtggagtttcataccaaacagaagaatgaaaagtatcttgggaaagaagagacaggtcCACACTGGAATAAAGAGAGCATTCTGTCACTGGGAAAACTGGCTTTTCAACAGCTTGTGAAGGGCAATCTGATTTTCTATGAAGAAGACCTGATAGAGGCTGGCATTGATGTCAATGAAGCCTCAGTGTACTCAGGATTGTGCACACAGCTCTTTAAAGAGGAATGTGTGCTGTACCAGAACAAGGTGTACTGCTTTGTTcatctgagcattcaggagtttctggcTGCTGTATATGTGTTCCTCTCATTCATCAACAACAATGAGAATCTAATGGACAAACTGCAAACAAGTGACAAGTCTGAAGTTACTTTCTACAAGAGTGCTGTGGATAAAGCCTTACAAAGTGAGACGGGAAACCTGGACCTTTTCCTCCGCTTCCTTCTGGGCCTCTCAATGGAGTCCAATCAGAAGCACTTACAAGGTCTACTGACAACGACAAGAAGCAGCTCACAGAGccatgaagaaacagtcaagtacatcaaggagaagatcagggagaatccctctccagagaggagcatcaatctgttccactgtctgaatgaactgaatgaccattctctagtggaggagatccaaAGATACCTGAGATCAGGAAGTCTCTCAGAACCCAACCTGTCACCTGCACAGTGGtcagctctggtctttgtgttgctgacttcagaaaaggagctggatgtgtttgacctgaagaaatactccagatcagaggaaggtcttctgaggctgctgccagtggtcaaagcctccagAGCTGCTCTGTGAGTAAATAACATGACATATAAGAACTAATCATCAGGAAGAAATATTCAGTTTAGAGAAAAATATGtattataatatgtatataatattatattgaAAAATATATTGAATAAATGCATTGATTTTCACATTAATATAACAAAATGACCACACAATTCTAGGAGATGGAAAATGAATCTATATGTTGCTTTGGATAATTAACCAAATGCATCTGCCATTGTCCTTCTACACTACTGGTGTTAAatgaacagtgtgtttgtgaagtcatgatgatatctttgtcaggctgtcaggctgtggagtcacagaggaaggctgtgcttctctggtctcagctctgaggtcaaacccctcacacctgagagagctggacctgagtaacaatgacctgaaggattcaggagtgaagctgctctctgctggactggggaatccccactgtaaactggagactctgaggtcagtattcctgtagttggtcaacaagtggtaactgttcaccagatccacatgtgtttaccagacacacatagtccacatcatatgTGTTTGGACGGTGAAGCTTACAGTTTTAAATGTGGTGCTatgctccagcattttggatttgagatataatgtttcatattaggagacagtacagaatgtcaccttttatttgaggttaATTAATGCTCGTTAAGAAAGGAGTTATGTATCCATTTAAAGAAGTCTTAATAATTTAAATTAATtttgtcaaaagtttagtatttggtcacaTATTCCATGCCTGCAGTGATTACATCAGGCTTGTGATTCTACTAACTTGTTTAATTAATTTGCAGTTTGTCTTGGTTGTGTTTTAGATGTTTTCCTAATAGaaactgaatggtgaataatgtcctgtcattttggagtcacttcacttgtattgtcagtaagaatagaagatgtttctgaacacttctacattcatgtggatgctactatgATGATGAATAATCAGGAATGAATCAAgaataatgatgaatgagaaagttacagaggcacaaCGATCAGAccccctctgttattggtaatggtgagaggttagcatgttttgttgtagcctctgttattggtaatggtgagaggttagcatgttttgttgtagtctctgttattggtaatggtgagaggttagcatgttttgttgtagcctctgttattggtaatggtgagaggttagcatgttttgttgtagtctctgttattggtaatggtgagaggttaacatgttttgttgtagtctctgttattggtaatggtgagaggttagcatgttttgttgtagtctctgttattggtaatggtgagaggttagcatgttttgttgtagcctctgttattggtaatggtgagaggttagcattgttgtagtctctgttattggtaatggtgagaggttagcatgttttgttgtagtctctgttattgtaatggtgagaggttagcatgttttgttgtagcctctgttattggtaatggtgagaggttagcatgttttgttgtagcctctgttattggtaatggtgagaggttagcatgttttgttgtagcctctgttattggtaatggtgagaggttagcatgttttgttgtggtctctgttattggtaatggtgagaggttagcatgttttgttgcggcctctgttattggtaatggtgagaggtcagcatgttttgttgtggcctctgttattggtaatggtgagaggttagcatgttttgttgtagcctctgttattggtaatggtgagaggtcagcatgttttgttgtagcctctgttattggtaatggtgagaggttagcatgttttgttgtagcctctgttattggtaatggtgagaggttagcatgttttgttgtggtctctgttattggtagtggtgagaggttagcatgttttgttgtagtctctgttattggtaatggtgagaggttagcatgttttgttgtagcctctgttattggtaatggtgagaggttagtatgttttgtagTCTCtcttattggtaatggtgagaggttagcatgttttgttgtagtctctgttattggtaatggtgagaggttagcatgttttgttgtagtctctgttattggtaatggtgagaggttagcatgttttgttgtagcctctgttattggtaatggtgagaggttagcatgttttgttgtagcctctgttattggtaatggtgagaggttagcatgttttgttgtagtctctgttattggtaatggtgagaggttagcatgttttgttgtagtctctgttatttatggtgagaggttagcatgttttgttgtagtctctgttattggtaatggtgagaggttagcatgttttgttgtagctcTCATGcggcctctgttattggtaatggtaatggtgagaggttagcatgttttgttgtagcctctgttattggtaatggtgagaggttagcatgttttgttgtagcctctgttattggtaatggtgagaggttagtatgttttgttgtagtctctgttattgataatggtgagaggttagcatgttttgttgtagccaaAAGACATTCAGGATTCATGTATTATTGTTTAGAAACATGTTATCTACTCACTTATATATAAAATTATTCTGGTGTGGACTgaatactcaatacaatctaaatctgattcctcaccgtctgtcttttgactgatactgctttttaaactggtctggtcagtctactCAAATGTTTGTACTAAACATTTTTCTATCTGCAGGCAATACTTTGATAATTTGTTATTTCCAATAATGATACATTAATTTATGAATAGATATGGcaggtttcaggacactgatGTACCTGCATATTTAGAAACAAATGCCTCTCCATTTTCACCACCAAATAATAGCAGtgtgattttaatatgatttgactctttgcaggctgtcacgctgtctagtcacagaggaaggctgtgcttctctggtctcagctctgaggtcaaacccctcacacctgagagagctggacctgagctacaatcacccaggagactcaggagtcagactgctctctgctggactggaggatccacactgcagactggagaaactcaagtatgtagagggtttatgtcaatgttcatatcagaTATGTTTGACTTATCAGGCTGGTTAAGAAAGACATTCTGACCACCACTTGGACAAAGTTAtatgctgactgtgtgtgtgtgtgtgtgtgtgtgtgtgtgtgtgtgtgtgtgtgtgtgtatgagttgtGTGTATCCGTGTactcaatgactgtctgttcttctgcttaccgctacagtgtggaacatggtggagagTACACAATGAAACCTGGGcttagaaaatgtgagtgttgactgaatgttaccaagaataagtcttaattcaagtaaagtcaaagtcaaagaccaccatcattactgacttggtcatattaaatatcagctgtagTTCTACAGAAGCGGAAATCAGGGACACCAAAGTTTACAAAGAATTGatttgacaatgtgtgtgtgtgtgtgtgtgtgtgtgtgtgtgtgttaatgtgaataagaataagtgtgttttatattaccatacagtataacatatgatcattcaacaagtctcaagttaccttaacttctccttttgatacctagaaacatctacattaaatgaattaatgaaaagtgagttaacattctaatgtgaatgatgatgatttctaatattgtgtctggtttcatccatcagatgtctgtgatctcacactggaccTAAACACAATtaacagactcctctctctgtctgaggagaacagaaagttgacatgtaggagagaggagcagccgtatcctgatcacccagagagatttgaggactgtggacaggtgctgtgtagagagggtctgactgggcgctgttactgggaggtagagtggagtgggagaagggctgatataggagtgacatataaaggaatcagCAGGAGAGGAGGGGTTAAGGACTGTTATCTTGGATGGaatgacaagtcctggagtctGAACTGCTCTGACAACAGTTACATTGCCTGGCACAATAATAATCCCACTACCATAGACGTCCCCTCCTCCAGCccccacagagtaggagtgtatctggactggccagccggcactctgtccttctacagagtctcctctgacacactgacccacctgaTCACATTCACCTCCACATTCACTGAGCCCCCTATCCAGGGATTCATATTTGGTATCCAGTGTCTCTGTGTCAAACACAACATGATGTTTCACTCTAATCATTTAAGACACACTGAGCATCAATAGATCTCTCTGACCGCTGTAAACATCTCTATCCAGTGTCCTCTTGTGTCTGTGTCAAACACAACATGATGTTTCACTCTAATCATGGTTCAGTAAGACACACTGGAGCATCAATGTAgaatatctctctgtgtgtaaacATCTCTATCCAGGGTGACTCCTCTTCAGTGTCTCTGTGTCAAACACAACATGATGTTTCACTCTAATCATGGTTCAGTAAGACACACTGGAGCATCAATGTAgaatatctctctgtgtgtaaacATCTCTATCCAGGGTGACTCCTCTTCAGTGTCTCTGTGTCAAACACAACATGATGTTTCACTCTAATCATGGTTCAGTAAGACACACTGGAGCATCAATGTAgaatatctctctgtgtgtaaacATCTCTATCCAGGGTGACCTCTTCAGTGTCCCTGTGTCAAACACAACATGATGTTTCACTCTAATCAAGTAAGACACACTGGAGCATCAATGTAGAATATCTCTGCCTGTGTGTAAACATCTCTATCCAGGGTGACTCCTTCTGAGATGTAGACCTCCAGCCTGGGACAACATGTCTGTTTCACTCTAATCATGGTTCAGTAACCGCTGTGATAcactgggactgaaccagggtctgtagtgacacctctatcTGAGATCTGTCTTGTGTGTGATACATCTGGGACtatccagggtctgtagtgactcctcttgaGTGTCCCTGTGTCAAACACAACATGATGATTCAATCTATTCTTAtgtgtttatttaacctttgtttaacctatatttaactagacaagtcagttcttattttacaatgacttcCTACCCTGGGACTGATCCAGGGTCACTCCTCTAGCCCAGACGATGCTGTGACCAATTGTGATTGCCTCCCGATCGTTATTGAGatctgttgtgatacagcctgggactgaaccagggtctggagtgacacctctagctctgagatgctgtgccttagaccactgtgatacagcctgggactgaaccagggtctgtagtgacacctctagctctgagatgctgtgccttagaccgctgtgatacagcctgggactgaaccagggtctggagtgacacctctagctctgagatgccttagaccgctgtgatacagcctgggactgaaccagggtctggagtgacacctctagctctgagatgctgtgccttagaccgctgtgatacagcctgggactgaaccagggtctggagtgacacctctagctctgagatgctgtgccttagaccgctgtgatacagcctgggactgaaccagggtctggagtgacacctctagctctgagatgctgtgccttagaccgctgtgatacagcctgggactgaaccagggtctggagtgacacctctagctctgagatgccttagaccgctgtgatacagcctgggactgaaccagggtctgtagtgacacctctagctctgagatgctgtgccttagaccgctgtgatacagcctgggactgaaccagggtctgtagtgacacctctagctctgagatgctgtgccttagaccgctgtgatacagcctgggactgaaccagggtctggagtgacacctctagctctgagatgctgtgcct contains the following coding sequences:
- the LOC135553883 gene encoding NACHT, LRR and PYD domains-containing protein 3-like — protein: MKSDQSMNPPLTFREGDFSTEQRNQQERSESEILSGQSTQSHQTDLASIFSMLEQKIMTFVKYELKMFKRILSPELPEGFESQKQDKEVVDAEDEQQESSAREGALKITLHILRKMNQNELADTLEKYSDDPAVICQRELKSNLKKKFQCVFEGIAKQGNPTLFKNIYTELYITEGGTGEVNNEHELRQIETTTRKQARPETAIKCNDIFKPLTGQDKHIRTVLTKGVAGIGKTVSVQKFILDWAEGKANQDVQFVFSFPFRELNLMKEDKHTFIELLKHFSMETKQSGISNYNKYKVLFIFDGLDECRLPLDFQKNKICWDVTESTSVDVLLTNLIKGNLLPSALLWITTRPAAANKIPSGCVDQVTEIRGFNDSQKEEYFRKRYSDEELANRIISHIKTSRSLHIMCHIPVFCWISATVLEHMLKHKREEMPKTLTEMYTHLVEFHTKQKNEKYLGKEETGPHWNKESILSLGKLAFQQLVKGNLIFYEEDLIEAGIDVNEASVYSGLCTQLFKEECVLYQNKVYCFVHLSIQEFLAAVYVFLSFINNNENLMDKLQTSDKSEVTFYKSAVDKALQSETGNLDLFLRFLLGLSMESNQKHLQGLLTTTRSSSQSHEETVKYIKEKIRENPSPERSINLFHCLNELNDHSLVEEIQRYLRSGSLSEPNLSPAQWSALVFVLLTSEKELDVFDLKKYSRSEEGLLRLLPVVKASRAALLSGCGVTEEGCASLVSALRSNPSHLRELDLSNNDLKDSGVKLLSAGLGNPHCKLETLRLSRCLVTEEGCASLVSALRSNPSHLRELDLSYNHPGDSGVRLLSAGLEDPHCRLEKLNVEHGGEYTMKPGLRKYVCDLTLDLNTINRLLSLSEENRKLTCRREEQPYPDHPERFEDCGQVLCREGLTGRCYWEVEWSGRRADIGVTYKGISRRGGVKDCYLGWNDKSWSLNCSDNSYIAWHNNNPTTIDVPSSSPHRVGVYLDWPAGTLSFYRVSSDTLTHLITFTSTFTEPPIQGFIFGIQCLCVKHNMMFHSNHLRHTEHQ